TACGCCCGCATTGCCCTCGAGCTTGGCTATTTCCGGCAAAAAGACCGCTTCTATACCCTCGATGAAATCAAAGACCTGCCCGACGAACAGGTACTGGTTATTACCACTGGCTCGCAGGGGCAGCCCGAGGCCGTTCTGGCCCGCTTGGCGGCTGGAGCACATAGCAAGATGGCCATCAAGGAGGGCGACACCGTCATCCTGAGCAGCAGCCCGATTCCCGGCAACGAGGAGGCGGTCAACACCGTCATCAATCGGCTTTATGCCCTGGGGGCCTACGTGTTCTACCCACCACGCTACCGCGTGCATGCCTCCGGCCACGCCAGCCACGAAGAGATCAAGACCGTGCTCAACCTGACCCGCCCGAGGTTCCTGCTGCCCTGGCACGGCGAGATTCGCCAGCAGATCAACTTCAAGTGGCTGGCCCAGAGCATTCCCCATCCGCCCGAAAAAATTCTGATTCCCGAAAACGGGCGCCTTATTAAGCTCACCGCCGACAACATCGAATTCAACGGAACCGTACCCCACGGCCAGCTCTACGTGGATGGGCTGGGGGTGGGCGACATTACCGACGAAATCCTGGAAGACCGCAAACACATGGCCGCCGAGGGGGTGGTCATCATCACCGCCCTGGTCAGCCGCGATCCGCTGGTGGAGGTCATTTCCAAGGGCTTTGTCAAGGCTGGGGAACGCCTGCTGGGCGAGGTGCGCAAGATGGCCTCGGAGGCACTTTACAAAGGGGTGCGTGAAAAGAAACGCCTCGAGGAAATCCGCGACGATATCTACTACCCGGTCAAGAAATTTATCGCAAAAAACACAGGCCGTAATCCGGTCATCCTGCCTATTGTGATCGAGGGCTGATAAGAGATGTCTTTGATTTGCTCTTTTTTCTGGGGCCCCTGCCTGAAGCGCGGGTAGCATTAGCTCGAAAAGCCAGGATGCTCTGACAATCCCTAACGGAACGATTCAGGCGGGGTTCATATCACACGTACTTTCTCGGCTGGACCATAGAGCCAAACCAGGGGAGCTATTCGAACCTTTCTAGCACCTGAAGCGTCGCGCGGCCTCGAGTGACATCACGCAAGAGGGCCTGCAAACGGGGCAGTTGCTGTTCTTCAATTTGTACTTCTACCCACACACCCTCTTCGTCGTAATTCTCGGTCAGCCGTTTCAGCCCCTCTGTTATCTGGTAAAGGGCGTTCGTGTACTCGAACGGAGCTCTGAGTTGGCATCGCATCATGGGCCGGATAGCCTGCTTGGGGGCCTGTCGAAGACATTCGGCCGCCACCCCCCCATAAGCCCGCACCAACCCCCCTGCACCCAGCTTTATCCCGCCAAAATAGCGGGTTACTACCACCATTACCCTGTCTAACCCCTGGGCATCAATTGCGCCCAAAATTGGGCGGCCAGCGGTACCGGCTGGCTCACCATCGTCGAAAAAGCGATACTGGGAACCCACCTTATAGGCCCAGCAGTTATGAGTTGCATGCACATCCCGTACCGCTTGCAAAAATGCAGGGGCCTCCGCAGAGCTAGCCAGCGGAGCTGCATGCGCCACGAAGCGTGAGCGTTTAACCTCATGCTCGTAGCTATAGATGCCCTGCAGTGTAAAACGCATCTGGTTCATGAGATTGAAGCACTTTGCAGCCCGGCCCTTGCTGCTTCATACATGGCCTGGACGTCTGGCTTAATGCCAGTCCACAATTCAAAAGCAAGTGCTCCCTGCCAGACCAGCATGGGCAACCCACCCAAAATGATGAGACCCGCTTGCTGGGCCTCGAGCAACAGCCGGGTGGTTGGTGGGTTGTAGACAATATCCACCACCACCCCACGGGGCAACAAACCGGGCGGCAAGGGGGAGCTGGAGGGGTCTTTGAGCCCGACGCTGGTGGTATTAATCAGCAAATCGCAGCCTTGCACCGCCGCTGCCAGTAATGGCTCGGTGACCAGGCGCAGCCCCATGGCGTTGCACAAGGCCTCTGCCCGGCTTTGGGTGCGGTTGTACACCGCTACCTGTGCACCCCCTTTCTTCAGGGCATAGGCAACCGCCCGCGCAGCCCCTCCTGCCCCCAGCACCAGGGCTTTTTTGTTGCGGTAGGAGATGCCGGCTTCGTCCAAACCAGAGATAAACCCGGGGGCATCGGTATTGTGGCCGATTAGGCGACCTTGCGCGCAGACAATGGTGTTAACTGCCCCAATGGCCCTGGCCTCGGGGCTTATTTCGTCCAGGTAGTCCAGCACCCTTTCTTTGTGCGGAACCGTGACGTTGACCCCGGCAAACTCCCGCCGAACCTCCTGCAAACGGGCTCGCAGAAATGCAGGGGGGGTCTCGAGGGCCAGGTAAGTACCTTCCAATCCCGCCGCCCTTAAGGCAGCCTCGTGCATGGCTGGAGAAAGCGAGTGCTCAACCGGAAATCCAATCAAACCAAGTTTCACACCTGGATTTTAAGCCCCCTAAAGCAGTTTTCCCAGCTCCTTCTTTGAGTGCAGGCTTCTGTGCTACCCCCGTCCAGGACTCGTCCCAGCCCCAATTAAGCCCTAGAGCGCGTGGGCCGCAGAAGGGAGAAGTAGCGATGACCTCGAGCCCTGCTGTACGGTAAGCCCCCGCACATTACACTCCCCCAAGCCTGACTTGCTAAGATAACCTTGGTGAGAAACCTACTTTTCGTTTTCCTGTTGGTTGCCTCGATAGCGCAGGCCAAGACCTACATCATCCCCATCGAGGGGACGATTGACGGGCCGCTGGCTGTTTTCGTAGAGCGTTCCCTCGATCAGGCCGAGCGCGAGGGTGCAAGCGGGGTGGTCTTTCGGGTCAACACGCCCGGCGGGCGGGTAGATGCCGCAATCCGCATCACCGACCGCATCCTGGCCTCTACTGTGCCCACCCTGGCCATAGTCGAGAACGCCTTCTCGGCAGGGGCGCTCATCTCGCTGGCTGCCCAGCAGATCATGATGCTGCCCGGCTCCAACATCGGGGCTGCCCTGCCCATCACCATTACGCCGGTGGTGGGCAACGCCACCGCCGCCGACCGCAAGGTCATATCGGCCCTTAAGGGCAAATTCCGGGCAGTGGCCGAGGCCCGCAACCGCCCCGCCAACATCGCCGAAGCCATGGTAGACCCCGAAGCCGAGGTTCGGGGCATCACCACCAAGGGCGAGCCCCTGACCCTCTCGGCCAAAAAGGCGGTGGAGCTCAAGATCGCCGATGCCGAGGTGCCCAGCCTGCGGGCGGCCCTCGAGAAAGCCGGCTTCAACACCGATACCCAGGAGCTCCAGCCGGGCCCCCAGGTACGCGTAGCCCGCTTTTTGACCGACCCCACCATCGCGGCCATCCTGCTGGCAGTGGGGGTTCTGGGGCTCATTCTGGAATTTTTCACGCCCGGCACCTTTATTCCCGCCATTATCGGACTGACCTCGCTGGGTCTGTTCTTTCTTGGGGGCTATCTGGCGGGCCTTTCCAGTGCGCTGACCATCATCCTGCTGTTTGCCGGTCTGCTTTTGGTTGTGTTCGAGCTGTTTGTTACCCCCGGCTTCGGCATACCTGGCCTGTTGGGGCTGGGGCTAATCGGCGCTTCAATCTACTTTACCTTCGGCGATGAGGCTTTGCAGGTTGGTTCTTTTGCCATCATCGGGCTGGCTCTGGGCCTGTTCCTGATCCTGCGCTACCTGCCCAGAGGACGGGTAGCCCGGCCCTTTGTGCTGAGCAGCGCAGTGGAAGAGGTGGCTCCTCCCAAAAACGAACTCGAGTCGCTCTTAGGGGCCATCGGCAGCGCCATCACGGACCTGCGCCCGGCCGGAACAGCCCAGTTTGGCGACCGCCGCGTGGATGTGGTCACTATGGGGGAGTTCATCGAGCGGGGCCAGGCCATTCGGGTTATCCAGGTAGAAGGCCCCCGGGTGGTGGTTCGGAAAGTAGAGGGCTAGGTTGCTTATAAAGAGGCCACCACCAGCGACTTGAAGGGTCTCTATTGCATGGCTACGCCTTATTCGTTTTCCTGTCCATGATGTACGCTTATAGCGCTGCTGTGTCTGACATCGGCTCGAGCAGCCCCCATGAATATCCGACACAGCCAGAAGAGATGGCAGATTTTTGGGGAAGCTGCGTTAGCATAACTACGAGGAGGATCTCATGGAGTTTGGAGCTTTAATCATCGCTGGCATCGCTTTACTAGCCGTTTTCCTGTTTTTTTACCTGGTACCCGTTCCACTGTGGATCACGGCGCTGTTTTCAGGCGTCAATGTAGCGCTTACCTCGCTGATTGGTATGCGCTTCCGGCGCATCCCTCCGGCCAAGATAGTCAATCCCATGATTAAAGCCTTCAAGGCCGGCATTCCGGTCGAAACCGCCAAGCTCGAGGCCCAGTACCTTGCAGGGGGCAATGTAGACCGGGTGGTTGATGCCCTGATTGCAGCCGATAAGGCCGGTATCAAGCTCAACTTCGACCGCGCCGCCGCCATTGACCTGGCTGGGCGCGACGTGCTCGAGGCCGTGCGGCTTTCCGTCAACCCCAAGGTAATTACCAGCCCGATGGTCGCCGGTATGGCCAAAGACGGTATCCAGCTGCTGGCTACCGCACGCATTACCGTCCGCGCCAACATTGACCGCCTGGTAGGTGGGGCCGGCGAAGAAACCATCGTGGCCCGGGTTGGCGAGGGCATCGTGGCTTCCATCGGTCAGTCGGAAGACCACAAGCAGGTGCTCGAGCAGCCCGACCGCATCTCCAAAACCGTGCTGGCCAAAGGCCTGGACGCTGGCACAGCCTTTGAAATCCTCTCGGTGGACATCGCCGAAGTGGACGTAGGGAAAAACATCGGGGCCCAGCTCCGCACCGACCAGGCCGAGGCCGATAAGAAAATTGCCCAGGCCAAAGCCGAAGAACGCCGGGCCATGGCTGTGGCTGTGGAGCAGGAAAACGCCGCCCTGGTCGAGGCCATGCGGGCCAAGCTGGTCGAGGCCCAGGCGGCCGTACCGATGGCCCTGGCCGAGGCGCTCCGCAGCGGTCGCATGGGAGTAATGGACTACTACCAGCTCAAAAACATCGAAGCCGACACCGATATGCGCGAGTCTATCAGTAA
The Meiothermus cerbereus DSM 11376 genome window above contains:
- the floA gene encoding flotillin-like protein FloA (flotillin-like protein involved in membrane lipid rafts), which produces MEFGALIIAGIALLAVFLFFYLVPVPLWITALFSGVNVALTSLIGMRFRRIPPAKIVNPMIKAFKAGIPVETAKLEAQYLAGGNVDRVVDALIAADKAGIKLNFDRAAAIDLAGRDVLEAVRLSVNPKVITSPMVAGMAKDGIQLLATARITVRANIDRLVGGAGEETIVARVGEGIVASIGQSEDHKQVLEQPDRISKTVLAKGLDAGTAFEILSVDIAEVDVGKNIGAQLRTDQAEADKKIAQAKAEERRAMAVAVEQENAALVEAMRAKLVEAQAAVPMALAEALRSGRMGVMDYYQLKNIEADTDMRESISKASGGGTTDGGAGGSQR
- a CDS encoding NfeD family protein, with amino-acid sequence MRNLLFVFLLVASIAQAKTYIIPIEGTIDGPLAVFVERSLDQAEREGASGVVFRVNTPGGRVDAAIRITDRILASTVPTLAIVENAFSAGALISLAAQQIMMLPGSNIGAALPITITPVVGNATAADRKVISALKGKFRAVAEARNRPANIAEAMVDPEAEVRGITTKGEPLTLSAKKAVELKIADAEVPSLRAALEKAGFNTDTQELQPGPQVRVARFLTDPTIAAILLAVGVLGLILEFFTPGTFIPAIIGLTSLGLFFLGGYLAGLSSALTIILLFAGLLLVVFELFVTPGFGIPGLLGLGLIGASIYFTFGDEALQVGSFAIIGLALGLFLILRYLPRGRVARPFVLSSAVEEVAPPKNELESLLGAIGSAITDLRPAGTAQFGDRRVDVVTMGEFIERGQAIRVIQVEGPRVVVRKVEG
- a CDS encoding IMPACT family protein → MRFTLQGIYSYEHEVKRSRFVAHAAPLASSAEAPAFLQAVRDVHATHNCWAYKVGSQYRFFDDGEPAGTAGRPILGAIDAQGLDRVMVVVTRYFGGIKLGAGGLVRAYGGVAAECLRQAPKQAIRPMMRCQLRAPFEYTNALYQITEGLKRLTENYDEEGVWVEVQIEEQQLPRLQALLRDVTRGRATLQVLERFE
- a CDS encoding shikimate dehydrogenase; its protein translation is MKLGLIGFPVEHSLSPAMHEAALRAAGLEGTYLALETPPAFLRARLQEVRREFAGVNVTVPHKERVLDYLDEISPEARAIGAVNTIVCAQGRLIGHNTDAPGFISGLDEAGISYRNKKALVLGAGGAARAVAYALKKGGAQVAVYNRTQSRAEALCNAMGLRLVTEPLLAAAVQGCDLLINTTSVGLKDPSSSPLPPGLLPRGVVVDIVYNPPTTRLLLEAQQAGLIILGGLPMLVWQGALAFELWTGIKPDVQAMYEAARAGLQSASIS